One genomic window of Methyloceanibacter sp. wino2 includes the following:
- a CDS encoding ParB/RepB/Spo0J family partition protein codes for MNSRAYPEIRRPSWESRIGYESLREAERVERPPTERPPKLDLGQIHVAPEVFQWRDLRLTQTADDAHMRELVRVLVDNASPLDPLLVAPIGARFYVLDGHHRFDAYHSVDWCQPVPVEYFDGGLKGAQVEALKRNSKNKLPISTRDKLEAAWRLVRQGDESQSAIAKAATISRRTVSTMAKVLGEHPQAGAMTWRQARTLQFDEQTANCEGDWRQLKAQKWASQWAKHLPSDFGAHADIVAMALEILNSDFPGQLVHYWTGKDVELLSEVETEFDV; via the coding sequence ATGAACTCAAGAGCATACCCCGAAATCAGGCGACCTTCGTGGGAATCCAGAATCGGTTACGAGTCGCTCAGGGAGGCTGAGAGGGTCGAGCGACCGCCAACAGAAAGGCCGCCCAAACTGGACCTCGGACAAATACATGTCGCGCCGGAGGTGTTTCAGTGGCGCGACCTGCGGCTGACACAGACGGCGGACGACGCACACATGAGGGAACTTGTGCGGGTCCTGGTCGACAACGCTTCTCCGCTAGACCCGCTCCTGGTCGCCCCGATAGGCGCTAGGTTCTACGTCCTCGACGGCCACCATCGATTTGACGCGTACCACAGCGTCGATTGGTGTCAGCCAGTACCCGTCGAGTACTTCGATGGCGGCCTAAAGGGCGCTCAGGTTGAGGCTCTCAAACGCAACTCAAAAAACAAGCTGCCGATAAGTACTCGGGACAAGCTTGAGGCGGCTTGGAGGCTCGTTCGCCAGGGCGATGAGAGCCAGTCGGCCATTGCCAAGGCGGCGACCATAAGCAGACGCACGGTCTCCACGATGGCAAAGGTTCTCGGAGAGCACCCCCAGGCTGGCGCCATGACTTGGCGACAGGCCCGAACGCTGCAGTTTGATGAGCAAACTGCCAACTGCGAGGGAGATTGGCGGCAGTTGAAGGCCCAGAAGTGGGCAAGTCAGTGGGCGAAACATCTCCCATCCGACTTTGGGGCGCATGCCGATATCGTGGCAATGGCCCTTGAAATCCTGAATTCGGACTTTCCTGGGCAACTAGTCCACTACTGGACGGGAAAAGACGTAGAGTTGCTTTCCGAGGTAGAGACTGAGTTCGATGTCTAG